Proteins co-encoded in one Gossypium arboreum isolate Shixiya-1 chromosome 11, ASM2569848v2, whole genome shotgun sequence genomic window:
- the LOC108473073 gene encoding probably inactive receptor-like protein kinase At2g46850: MLPLLLVWFTLVSLNQPAICLQHRQQLQPVLLPNGCDDKCGRLHIPFPFYLNTSCASVSNAFHLSCLNSTTLYLHIGIQSYQVLDFFSDGILVDFPGTGSSTCRQYNGLNSFNFAGNDYLGISDDNVIGLYDCEDSSLCKADCETNELPDCDGNRGGALACCYPLSDHSNWHSGDGFSSFAKFGCRGVSSWVVPRGTNSGKRGIKLEWAIPRNKSQGLCASNAVMVSATTVEAGVRCSCQDGLVGDGFANGLGCFKSCIKEGQEAYGGECDNSPKRTQKKLVIVAGVLAPVFILASLLLFLCILKRPVKSSAFDIDQAHYHSTISFRKACRTRLFSYRELDEATRGFDDGQKLVDGTNGTIHAGVLGDGSHIAVQKVQCENERDLIHVLSRIELLSAVLHRNLARLLGCCIESGYTLMVGYEYPANGTLEEHLHNNSGQEFGLDWYKRLSIAAETASILAYLQCEISPPIFHHGLKSSGYIFLDVDFSVKVAGFALLCSSSTTGPHVQKNDVYDFGLLLLEIISGSKHSDMPSLALQKIKSGKLEEIVDPSLYYHEQPIFRREQIEIVADIATRCLLFGGDGKIGMVDVAKELFHLAKESTDAGSKKGSALEETFSNSSLLQMISMSPDSVHVPRIAGPV, encoded by the exons ATGTTACCTCTACTTTTAGTTTGGTTTACTCTCGTATCTCTTAATCAACCAGCCATCTGTTTGCAACATCGTCAGCAACTGCAGCCAGTTTTGCTTCCAAATGGGTGCGATGACAAATGCGGCAGGTTGCACATACCATTTCCATTTTATCTGAACACTTCATGTGCCTCTGTTTCCAATGCTTTCCATCTTTCTTGCTTGAATTCAACCACCCTTTACCTCCACATCGGCATCCAAAGCTACCAAGTCCTTGACTTCTTCTCTGATGGTATACTCGTAGACTTTCCTGGAACTGGAAGCTCCACTTGTCGTCAATACAACGGCTTGAATTCCTTCAATTTTGCGGGAAACGACTACTTGGGAATATCTGATGATAATGTGATAGGTCTATATGATTGTGAAGACTCGTCACTTTGTAAAGCAGATTGTGAGACGAACGAGTTGCCTGATTGTGATGGAAACAGGGGTGGAGCCCTGGCATGCTGTTATCCACTTTCTGATCATAGCAATTGGCATTCAGGGGATGGGTTTTCGAGTTTTGCCAAGTTTGGATGTAGGGGGGTTTCGTCGTGGGTAGTTCCGAGGGGAACCAACAGTGGGAAGCGGGGGATTAAGTTGGAGTGGGCAATTCCTAGAAATAAATCTCAAGGACTTTGTGCCAGCAATGCAGTTATGGTGAGTGCTACAACAGTTGAAGCAGGGGTCAGGTGCTCCTGTCAGGATGGGCTTGTCGGTGATGGATTTGCAAATGGACTCGGATGCTTCAAGT CCTGCATCAAGGAGGGGCAAGAAGCATATGGTGGGGAATGTGACAACAGCCCAAAACGTACTCAAAAGAAACTTGTAATTGTAGCTG GTGTTCTTGCTCCAGTTTTCATCCTTGCCTCCTTATTATTGTTCCTTTGCATATTGAAACGACCTGTTAAATCAAGTGCATTTGATATAGACCAGGCTCATTATCATAGTACCATTTCATTTCGGAAAGCTTGTAGGACTAGATTATTCAGTTACAGAGAGCTAGACGAAGCAACCAGAGGATTTGACGATGGTCAGAAGCTCGTAGATGGAACAAATGGCACAATTCATGCTGGAGTCCTTGGAGATGGTTCACATATAGCTGTGCAGAAGGTGCAGTGCGAGAATGAAAGAGACCTAATTCATGTCCTATCCAGAATTGAGCTTCTATCAGCTGTTTTACATAGGAATTTAGCCCGACTCCTCGGGTGTTGCATTGAATCTGGTTACACCTTGATGGTGGGCTATGAATATCCTGCAAATGGCACCTTGGAGGAACATCTGCATAACAACAGTGGACAAGAATTTGGCCTTGACTGGTATAAGAGGCTAAGCATAGCTGCTGAAACTGCAAGCATCTTAGCATACTTGCAATGTGAAATTTCTCCACCTATCTTTCACCATGGCCTCAAATCATCCGGATACATATTTCTTGACGTGGATTTCTCAGTTAAGGTCGCAGGGTTTGCACTGCTTTGCTCTAGCTCCACCACTGGCCCCCATGTTCAGAAAAACGATGTGTACGACTTCGGACTGCTTTTATTAGAGATAATTTCAGGCTCCAAACATTCAGACATGCCTTCACTAGCCTTGCAAAAGATTAAAAGTGGGAAGCTTGAAGAAATAGTGGATCCATCTCTTTACTACCACGAGCAGCCTATATTTCGAAGAGAGCAAATAGAGATAGTTGCAGACATAGCAACCAGGTGCTTGTTGTTCGGTGGAGATGGCAAAATTGGAATGGTTGATGTTGCAAAGGAGCTGTTTCACCTTGCAAAAGAAAGCACCGATGCAGGAAGTAAAAAGGGAAGTGCATTGGAAGAAACATTTTCAAATTCAAGCCTGCTTCAGATGATATCCATGTCTCCTGACTCTGTACATGTGCCTCGAATTGCAGGACCTGTTTGA